DNA sequence from the Schlegelella aquatica genome:
CGACATCCAGGACCTCGCGCTCGAGACGGGGGGCTGCGTCGCCGACTCGTTGGAGATGGCGCGCTTCGGACGCGACCACCCGGCCAAGACCCTGGTGGTGGCGGGCGTGCGCTTCATGGGGGAGACCGCCAAGATCCTGAGCCCCGACAAGCGCGTGCTGATGCCCGACCTGGACGCGACCTGCTCGCTGGACCTGGGCTGCCCGCCGGACGAATTCGCCGCCTTCTGCGATGCCCACCCCGATCGCAAAGTCGTGGTCTACGCGAACACGAGTGCCGCCGTGAAGGCCCGGGCCGACTGGATGGTGACGAGCTCGTGCGCGCTGGCGATCGTCTCCCACCTCAAGGCCCAGGGCGACAAGATTCTCTGGGCGCCGGACCGGCACCTGGGGCGCTACATCCAGGAACAGACCGGCGCCGACATGCTGATGTGGAACGGCGCCTGCATCGTCCACGACGAGTTCAAGGGCCTGGAACTGGAACTGCTGCGCAAGGAACACCCGGGCGCGCTCGTGCTCGTGCATCCCGAGTCGCCGCGCAGCGTGGTCGAGCAGGCCGACGTGGTCGGCTCCACCTCGCAGTTGCTCAACGCGGTCATCAGCTCGCAGGCTCAGGAATTCATCGTCGCCACCGACAACGGCATCCTGCATCGAATGCGGCAGCTCGCCCCCGGCAAGACCCTGCTCGAAGCCCCGACCGCCGGCCGCAGCGCCACGTGCAAGAGCTGCGCGCACTGCCCGTGGATGGCGATGAATGCGCTGCAAGGCGTGGTGGCCTGCCTCGAGACCGGCGTCGGTGAGATCACGGTGCCCGAGCCCACGCGCAGCCAGGCGCTGGGTTGCATCGAACGCATGCTCGACTTCGTGGCGAGGAATCCCTCCGCCATCGCCAAGCCGGCCCAGGGGTTCGTGCCCAACGTGGGCGCCGCCTGATCGCATCGCACGCTTTGCCCTTTTCATGTTCGACCACAACGAAACCCTCGATGAAGCCCGCGCCCGCAACGTGCGCGAGGCCCTGATGGAAGACATCGGCCGCTGCGACTGGACGGGCCGATTGGTGCCGGCAGGGCGCCGCGTGAAG
Encoded proteins:
- the nadA gene encoding quinolinate synthase NadA; the protein is MEQVIYDYTRQDASGASCTAHAWAKVPPRLTPEERDRAKERAKELLARHDAVLVAHYYVDGDIQDLALETGGCVADSLEMARFGRDHPAKTLVVAGVRFMGETAKILSPDKRVLMPDLDATCSLDLGCPPDEFAAFCDAHPDRKVVVYANTSAAVKARADWMVTSSCALAIVSHLKAQGDKILWAPDRHLGRYIQEQTGADMLMWNGACIVHDEFKGLELELLRKEHPGALVLVHPESPRSVVEQADVVGSTSQLLNAVISSQAQEFIVATDNGILHRMRQLAPGKTLLEAPTAGRSATCKSCAHCPWMAMNALQGVVACLETGVGEITVPEPTRSQALGCIERMLDFVARNPSAIAKPAQGFVPNVGAA